One region of Eupeodes corollae chromosome 1, idEupCoro1.1, whole genome shotgun sequence genomic DNA includes:
- the LOC129942110 gene encoding uncharacterized protein LOC129942110, which translates to MKKNYRENRKDNLCFGTRIPRHRLLNSKLSDYPGPFEYCPNVGLIKKYPNKTGYTLIASKTPRNKENGKLKCVVPPVGTYDIDSPKFCKTSAKPFGIGEKLKNYSRFLTPAPGTYNFFKRQVQVCTSFGHDRIPIPLAIITCGPFNMAYCSNCEQTPIGDYWHKNTTSQDLCRPCMEEKLAALKKCGTKVVLKHRKIKELKMYTLKRYCGFFHEHNGTKAAVQQMTTKDLIFKFRKENYLSSFGL; encoded by the exons ATGAAGAAGAACTATCGAGAAAATAGGAAAGATAATCTTTGTTTTGGTACACGAATTCCAAGGCATCGCTTGCTGAATTCAAAACTATCAGACTATCCTGGTCCATTTGAATACTGTCCCAATGTGGGACTTATCAAAAAG TATCCCAATAAAACTGGCTATACTCTTATAGCCAGTAAAACCccaagaaacaaagaaaatggGAAATTGAAGTGTGTCGTTCCTCCAGTCGGAACTTATGACATTGATAGCcccaaattttgcaaaacatcTGCAAAACCATTTGGAATTGGGGAAAAACTGAAGAACTATTCAAGATTTTTAACTCCAGC TCCTGGAACTTATAACTTTTTCAAACGCCAAGTTCAGGTTTGTACTTCTTTTGGCCATGACAGGATACCAATTCCATTGGCTATTATTACCTGTGGACCATTTAACATGGCTTATTGTTCGAATTGTGAGCAAACGCCAATTGGTGATTATTGgcacaaaaatacaacaagCCAAGACTTGTGTCGGCCTTGCATGGAAGAGAAGTTAGCTGCTTTGAAAAAGTGTGGTACCAAAGTTGTATTGAAGCACCGAAAGATAAAGGAGCTTAAAATGTACACCCTGAAACGTTATTGTGGCTTTTTTCATGAACACAATGGCACCAAGGCAGCAGTTCAACAAATGACAACCAAGGATTTGATATTCAAGTTTCGTAAGGAAAATTACCTATCTTCGTTtggtttgtga
- the LOC129942809 gene encoding pachytene checkpoint protein 2 homolog, with translation MNISNLNNHNAIHVEVKLKPGNTRIEAIESQLRSELDFIFENNKNFNLSGGEVPLNERSGPTIQTHVESIWIDENSSPRVDSALKYHIYRPHQRNVEVEMFQGDQEGDSEEVPASNHWLLPSHSFVGLWENLIYEENLKENLLKFAESSLVFSAHNVNQNVICCNRIVLLHGPPGTGKTSLCKAIAQKLSIRMLSTYKFTHLIEINSHSLFSKWFSESGKLVMKLFTKVREIIAQPKSLVCVLIDEVESIAYARESMSGQEPKDAMRVVNALLTQLDSIKESPNVLILATSNLASNIDLAFLDRADIKQHIGLPSVRAIYQIYISMLRELMRVGMIKTEYIPQYNDDNCNDDLLCLAKRSVGVSGRTLRKLPFLAHAIFMHNVNDSIDLERFIQAMKLALEKHLEDQRLLQDKAN, from the exons atgaatatttccaATTTAAACAATCACAATGCAATTCACGTCGAAGTGAAACTTAAACCTGGGAATAC TCGAATAGAAGCAATTGAAAGTCAGTTAAGGAGCGagctggattttatttttgaaaacaacaagaATTTCAATTTGTCTGGTGGCGAAGTACCTTTGAATGAACGAAGTGGACCAACTATCCAAACGCACGTAGAAAGTATATGGATCGATGAAAATAGTTCTCCCAGG gtcgATTCTGCACTAAAATATCACATCTACCGACCTCACCAACGGAATGTCGAAGTCGAAATGTTCCAG GGTGACCAAGAAGGGGACAGCGAAGAAGTTCCTGCTTCCAATCACTGGCTCCTACCTTCGCATTCATTCGTTGGTCTGTGGGAGAACCTCATCTATGAGGAGAACCTTAAAGAAAATCTTTTGAAGTTCGCAGAATCCTCATTGGTTTTCTCTGCTCACAATGTAAACCAGAATGTCATATGTTGTAATAGGATTGTCTTGCTGCATGGACCTCCAGGCACAGGCAAAACAAGTTTATGCAAAGCCATCGCCCAGAAACTCTCCATCCGCATGCTCTCAAC GTACAAATTCACTCATTTGATAGAGATCAACAGCCACAGTCTGTTCTCCAAGTGGTTTtcggaa AGTGGCAAACTTGTAATGAAACTGTTTACAAAAGTTAGAGAAATTATCGCCCAGCCAAAATCCCTAGTTTGCGTTCTTATCGATGAAGTAGAATCAATAGCCTATGCAAGAGAATCAATGTCTG GTCAGGAGCCTAAGGATGCCATGCGTGTTGTAAATGCTCTACTAACCCAGCTCGATAGCATCAAAGAATCTCCAAATGTATTGATCTTAGCCACATCTAATTTAGCTTCCAACATTGATCTAGCCTTCCTTGATCGCGCTGATATAAAACAGCACATCGGGCTGCCATCTGTCAGGGCGATCTATCAAATTTACATTTCCATGTTGCGAGAATTGATGAGAGTCGGAATGATCAAGACTGAATACATCCCACAATACAATGACGACAACTGCAACGATGATTTGCTTTGCCTGGCGAAACGAAGTGTCGGAGTTAGTGGAAGGACTTTGAGGAAGCTCCCATTTCTGGCACATGCCATTTTCATGCACAACGTCAACGATTCTATCGACTTGGAAAGATTTATTCAAGCCATGAAATTAGCTCTGGAGAAGCATTTGGAGGACCAAAGGCTTTTGCAAGACAAAGCTAATTGA
- the LOC129952243 gene encoding 60S ribosomal protein L27a has product MCFLINAKPLNSNQKRKKTRKLRGHVSHGHGRIGKHRKHPGGRGNAGGMHHHRINFDKYHPGYFGKVGMRNFHLRRQHKFCPSINLDKLWSLVGADKYAELAKEKSEKAPVIDLVQFGFYKLLGRGHLPKRPIIVKAKYFSKKAEDKIKKAGGACLLRA; this is encoded by the exons ATGTGCTTCTTAATTAACGCCAAACCTTTAAAT TCGAATCAGAAGAGGAAGAAGACCAGGAAGCTTCGTGGTCATGTCAGTCATGGACATGGTCGTATCG GTAAGCACCGTAAGCATCCTGGAGGTCGCGGTAACGCTGGTGGTATGCACCATCACCGCATCAACTTCGACAAATACCATCCCGGTTACTTCGGTAAAGTTGGTATGAGGAACTTCCATTTGAGGAGACAGCACAAGTTCTGCCCATCAATCAATTTGGATAAATTGTGGTCTCTTGTTGGTGCCGACAAGTACGCCGAACTCGCAAAGGAGAAGAGTGAAAAGGCTCCAGTCATTGACTTGGTTCAATTC gGCTTCTACAAATTGTTGGGACGCGGTCATCTGCCAAAGCGACCAATCATTGTTAAGGCCAAGTACTTCTCAAAGAAGGCTGAAGATAAGATTAAGAAGGCTGGAGGAGCTTGCTTGTTACGCGCTTAA
- the LOC129952234 gene encoding uncharacterized protein LOC129952234 → MSTLGKEFDNFRDLWGTIPAEKQTLNLLIEKLCTIETRETKQNIESDGAAFVTRGNFKKKQKQPEKVNSKLERAKIKFPCNKCKELGHWAAECPQNKSTQSNMKRPALMAFSLYATKGHFLRHDQWHCDSCTSTHTDNNE, encoded by the coding sequence ATGTCAACCCTTGGTAAGGAATTTGACAATTTTAGAGACTTGTGGGGTACAATTCCTGCCGAAAAACAAACCTTGAACTTATTGATCGAGAAGTTATGCACCATCGAAACCAGagaaacgaaacaaaatatcGAGAGTGATGGCGCTGCTTTTGTTACAAgaggaaattttaagaaaaagcaGAAGCAACCAGAAAAGGTAAATAGTAAACTGGAACGTGCTAAGATAAAATTTCCATGCAATAAGTGCAAAGAACTCGGGCATTGGGCTGCCGAATGTCCACAGAACAAATCCACACAAAGCAACATGAAGCGACCTGCTTTGATGGCGTTCTCTTTATATGCAacaaaaggacattttttgagACATGATCAATGGCATTGTGACAGTTGTACTTCAACACATACAGACAACAATGAATGA